One Conger conger chromosome 18, fConCon1.1, whole genome shotgun sequence DNA window includes the following coding sequences:
- the tmem87b gene encoding transmembrane protein 87A isoform X2, translating into MADCEWGKTWNCPASRSKLWLILLTTAVCYCVDGVAAAPETGEWVITVVNTSRPLLLKKSMYKETDIKFKIASFGCPEEVKFTIHWYLKYYPCHNDFNNIEEMYDKTPLYRGESLDPNPLSPGEYIEHIHPAITCNKDLGIFPMFNKTKAQPRPVMPLVEGMERDENYTRWIRDEAQPNGRVLVGPTDVIATTWRDGPYLFVVLVNSSNPEAKWNLTVSVVMKGTHGYISITEWPLMIFYMVMCIVYFLYGLLWFMWSACYWKDLLRIQFWIAGVILLGMVEKAVFCAEYENTNGVGFASQGLLIFAELVSALKRTLARLLVIIVSLGYGIVKPRLGTVMHRVVGLGVLYFAFAAIEGVLRITGSRDNGPALITAIVLAVFDSCAVWFIFVSLAQTIKTLKLRRNPVKLSLYRHFTNTLIFAVIASIVFMAWTTKKFRLAECQSDWMELWVDDAFWRFLFSIILLVIMFLWRPSANNQRYAFTPLMDDSDDEIEEFLVSSNLADGIKLRAKNESNGTLKPAASPDEDLKWVEENIPTSLTDVALPILLDSDEEIMTTKYEISKME; encoded by the exons ATGGCCGACTGTGAGTGGGGGAAGACGTGGAACTGCCCCGCAAGCAGGTCGAAACTGTGGCTAATTCTCTTAACAACGGCCGTGTGCTATTGCGTCGATGGAGTTGCAGCGGCCCCGGAGACAGGAGAGTGGGTTATCACAGTCGTCAAT ACCTCAAGACCATTGCTGCTTAAGAAATCCATGTACAAAGAGACCGATATAAAGTTCAAAA TTGCATCCTTTGGTTGTCCTGAAGAGGTGAAATTTACCATCCATTGGTACTTGAAATACTACCCCTGTCACAATGACTTTAACAATATTGAA GAGATGTACGATAAAACGCCACTATATCGCGGGGAGAGCTTGGACCCCAACCCATTGTCTCCGGGGGAATACATCGAACATATACATCCAGCAATAACCTGTAACAAGGATCTAGGCATCTTTCCCATGTTTAAT AAAACGAAGGCTCAGCCACGTCCAGTTATGCCGCTGGTAGAGGGAATGGAGCGG GATGAAAATTATACCAGATGGATAAGGGACGAAGCACAACCAAATGGAAGGGTGCTTGTTGGCCCA ACTGATGTCATCGCCACAACATGGAGAGATGGACCTTACCTTTTTGTGGTGTTGGTCAATTCCAGCAATCCGGAGGCAAAATGGAATTTAACTG TCAGCGTTGTAATGAAAGGAACTCATGGATACATCTCCATCACCGAATGGCCACTCATGATT ttctaCATGGTGATGTGCATAGTCTACTTCCTGTATGGCCTTCTTTGGTTCATGTGGTCGGCCTGCTACTGGAAAGACCTGCTGAGGATCCAGTTCTGGATCGCTGGCGTCATCTTATTGGGAATGGTGGAGAAGGCCGTCTTCTGTGCTGAGTACGAGAACACCAACGGCGTGGGCTTTGCCT CCCAAGGCCTGTTGATCTTCGCCGAGCTCGTTTCTGCGCTAAAGAGAACTCTGGCTCGCCTACTTGTTATCATCGTCAGCCTTGGCTATGGGATAGTCAA GCCTCGGCTTGGGACCGTCATGCACAGAGTGGTTGGTCTTGGGGTCCTGTACTTTGCATTCGCTGCCATTGAAGGCGTCCTAAGAATCACAGGG AGTCGAGACAACGGCCCCGCCCTCATAACTGCCATCGTTCTGGCTGTTTTTGACTCGTGTGCTGTTTGGTT CATATTCGTCAGTTTGGCACAAACCATAAAGACCCTGAAATTAAGGAGAAACCCAGTGAAACTCTCCCTCTATCGCCACTTCACCAACACGCTCATCTTCGCTGTCATTG CTTCCATTGTCTTCATGGCATGGACGACAAAGAAATTCCGGCTAGCAGAATGTCAGTCT GACTGGATGGAACTTTGGGTGGACGACGCTTTCTGGAGGTTcctgttttccatcatcctgCTTGTTATCATGTTTCTATGGAGACCGTCTGCAAACAACCAGAG GTATGCATTCACTCCACTGATGGATGACTCCGACGATGAAATTGAAGAGTTCCTCGTGTCTTCAAACTTGG CTGATGGCATAAAGCTGAGGGCAAAGAATGAATCGAATGGGACGCTGAAGCCTGCTGCCAGTCCG GATGAAGACTTGAAGTGGGTGGAGGAAAACATTCCGACTTCTCTGACGGATGT GGCATTACCCATTCTACTGGACTCTGATGAG GAAATCATGACCACAAAATATGAGATTTCAAAGATGGAGTGA
- the tmem87b gene encoding transmembrane protein 87A isoform X1 → MADCEWGKTWNCPASRSKLWLILLTTAVCYCVDGVAAAPETGEWVITVVNTSRPLLLKKSMYKETDIKFKIASFGCPEEVKFTIHWYLKYYPCHNDFNNIEEMYDKTPLYRGESLDPNPLSPGEYIEHIHPAITCNKDLGIFPMFNKTKAQPRPVMPLVEGMERDENYTRWIRDEAQPNGRVLVGPTDVIATTWRDGPYLFVVLVNSSNPEAKWNLTVSVVMKGTHGYISITEWPLMIFYMVMCIVYFLYGLLWFMWSACYWKDLLRIQFWIAGVILLGMVEKAVFCAEYENTNGVGFASQGLLIFAELVSALKRTLARLLVIIVSLGYGIVKPRLGTVMHRVVGLGVLYFAFAAIEGVLRITGVKDNDLALLANIPLALLDSSLCWWIFVSLAQTIKTLKLRRNPVKLSLYRHFTNTLIFAVIASIVFMAWTTKKFRLAECQSDWMELWVDDAFWRFLFSIILLVIMFLWRPSANNQRYAFTPLMDDSDDEIEEFLVSSNLADGIKLRAKNESNGTLKPAASPDEDLKWVEENIPTSLTDVALPILLDSDEEIMTTKYEISKME, encoded by the exons ATGGCCGACTGTGAGTGGGGGAAGACGTGGAACTGCCCCGCAAGCAGGTCGAAACTGTGGCTAATTCTCTTAACAACGGCCGTGTGCTATTGCGTCGATGGAGTTGCAGCGGCCCCGGAGACAGGAGAGTGGGTTATCACAGTCGTCAAT ACCTCAAGACCATTGCTGCTTAAGAAATCCATGTACAAAGAGACCGATATAAAGTTCAAAA TTGCATCCTTTGGTTGTCCTGAAGAGGTGAAATTTACCATCCATTGGTACTTGAAATACTACCCCTGTCACAATGACTTTAACAATATTGAA GAGATGTACGATAAAACGCCACTATATCGCGGGGAGAGCTTGGACCCCAACCCATTGTCTCCGGGGGAATACATCGAACATATACATCCAGCAATAACCTGTAACAAGGATCTAGGCATCTTTCCCATGTTTAAT AAAACGAAGGCTCAGCCACGTCCAGTTATGCCGCTGGTAGAGGGAATGGAGCGG GATGAAAATTATACCAGATGGATAAGGGACGAAGCACAACCAAATGGAAGGGTGCTTGTTGGCCCA ACTGATGTCATCGCCACAACATGGAGAGATGGACCTTACCTTTTTGTGGTGTTGGTCAATTCCAGCAATCCGGAGGCAAAATGGAATTTAACTG TCAGCGTTGTAATGAAAGGAACTCATGGATACATCTCCATCACCGAATGGCCACTCATGATT ttctaCATGGTGATGTGCATAGTCTACTTCCTGTATGGCCTTCTTTGGTTCATGTGGTCGGCCTGCTACTGGAAAGACCTGCTGAGGATCCAGTTCTGGATCGCTGGCGTCATCTTATTGGGAATGGTGGAGAAGGCCGTCTTCTGTGCTGAGTACGAGAACACCAACGGCGTGGGCTTTGCCT CCCAAGGCCTGTTGATCTTCGCCGAGCTCGTTTCTGCGCTAAAGAGAACTCTGGCTCGCCTACTTGTTATCATCGTCAGCCTTGGCTATGGGATAGTCAA GCCTCGGCTTGGGACCGTCATGCACAGAGTGGTTGGTCTTGGGGTCCTGTACTTTGCATTCGCTGCCATTGAAGGCGTCCTAAGAATCACAGGG GTGAAAGACAATGACCTGGCCCTGCTGGCTAACATTCCTCTGGCTCTGCTCgactcctctctctgctggtgG ATATTCGTCAGTTTGGCACAAACCATAAAGACCCTGAAATTAAGGAGAAACCCAGTGAAACTCTCCCTCTATCGCCACTTCACCAACACGCTCATCTTCGCTGTCATTG CTTCCATTGTCTTCATGGCATGGACGACAAAGAAATTCCGGCTAGCAGAATGTCAGTCT GACTGGATGGAACTTTGGGTGGACGACGCTTTCTGGAGGTTcctgttttccatcatcctgCTTGTTATCATGTTTCTATGGAGACCGTCTGCAAACAACCAGAG GTATGCATTCACTCCACTGATGGATGACTCCGACGATGAAATTGAAGAGTTCCTCGTGTCTTCAAACTTGG CTGATGGCATAAAGCTGAGGGCAAAGAATGAATCGAATGGGACGCTGAAGCCTGCTGCCAGTCCG GATGAAGACTTGAAGTGGGTGGAGGAAAACATTCCGACTTCTCTGACGGATGT GGCATTACCCATTCTACTGGACTCTGATGAG GAAATCATGACCACAAAATATGAGATTTCAAAGATGGAGTGA